The Anaerolineae bacterium genome includes the window TACTGAGAAAGCTCAGGGTTTTCCAGGATATAAACGTAATCGGCTCCGTATCCTATGAGTTTACGGGCTTCTTCCTCTCCAACGGCAAAAGTGACGGCTTTGAGGTACGCTCCGAGGGAGTCAGCCAGTTCGCGCCCCTTCCCCAGAACCTCCAGGGATGCAGGGATGGGTTCTCCGTCCTTCATCCAGATCACTGCTAGGATATCCCGATAAAGTTCTTCTTCCGGGACTTCGCCCATCATCAGTTCATAGTATTCCATAGCTCAAACCTCCCATGGCCCTAAATAAGATGCCTTTCCCTTAGGAAGCTGACAAGTTCCCTGGCCAGGTCTTCCGGTGTTCCACGGCTCACGCGGCCCCGGACCCTTTCTGGCGGGAAGGATAGGCCGCGTTCTTCCACTTCGGGCTTGAGGTCCTCTTCGCTCAGGCCCAGGTCCGAAGCTTTCCAGACGGGAAGTTCCCACTGGTAAGAGTTCATGATGCGCGCACCGTGGGGGAGACGAGGGACGTTAGCTCCCGGAGCAATGCACAGCACAGCAGGCAGTTCCACTTCTACCTCCAGGAATTTCTCATCCCAGCCCCTTATAACCCTGGCCTTGCCCTCCGAGATTTCCAGAATACGGTAGACCTCGTTCACGCACGGGATATCAAGAGCAGCAGCAAGCCTTGGCCCCAGTTGCCCCTGGCCGGTATCGGCAGACATGGCTCCAGCAATTATGAGGTCAAAATCGCCAAGTTTCTGGATTGCTCTGGCCAGAGCCAACGCCGCCCCCCGGAAGTCAACCCTGGCAAGAAGTTCGTCTGAAAGAAGGATTCCCTCATCAGCTCCGCAGGCCCAGGCTTCCCTGATGGAGTCCTCTACCTCAGGCCTTCCTATGGATATTACGGTGACCCGAGCTCCCAGCCGGTCTTTAAGGGTAAGGGCCTCTTCCAGAGCATTGCGGTCAACAGGATTTATGACCAGTTCCGCTTCCTCCAAAGTTACTTGCTGGCGCCTCAGGTCTACCTTAATCCCTCTGGGATCTCTAACCTGTTTTATGGGGACGATCACCCTCATAGGCTCCACTCCTTTTTACGGTCTTATTCTCACTCCAAATTCGCGGAAGAGGTTTTCGGCAATGACAATCCTTTGGATTTCGTTAGTTCCTTCGTAGATCTCAGCGATCTTGGCATCGCGATACATGAGTTCTACCACAAAGTCACGGGTGTAGCCCATTGCGCCATAAATCTGGAGGGCGATGTTAACGGCCTTGGTGGCTATTTCAGAGCCATACATTTTGCACATGGCAGCATAACGGGTGAAGGGCTGGCCTGTATCCACGAGCCAGGCGGTTCGGTAGACAAGACTCCTCAGGGCCTCTATTTCAGTGGCAAGCTCGGCTATCATCCACTGGATTGATTGCTTGTGCGCTATTGGTTCACCGAACTGCTCCCTTATGGCTGCCCACTCCA containing:
- a CDS encoding electron transfer flavoprotein subunit beta/FixA family protein, coding for MRVIVPIKQVRDPRGIKVDLRRQQVTLEEAELVINPVDRNALEEALTLKDRLGARVTVISIGRPEVEDSIREAWACGADEGILLSDELLARVDFRGAALALARAIQKLGDFDLIIAGAMSADTGQGQLGPRLAAALDIPCVNEVYRILEISEGKARVIRGWDEKFLEVEVELPAVLCIAPGANVPRLPHGARIMNSYQWELPVWKASDLGLSEEDLKPEVEERGLSFPPERVRGRVSRGTPEDLARELVSFLRERHLI